The Streptomyces sp. DH-12 genome has a window encoding:
- a CDS encoding cation:proton antiporter, with amino-acid sequence MTTADLLFALLGAVALAAAVLPRLLARRPLSLPLVFLALGAAVQLLPLPLPEIDPVADGVWVEHLAEICVVLSLMGAGLALNRPFGRVRWQGVWRQLGVTMPLTIVAVAALAWGMLGWPVAAALLLAAVLAPTDPVLASEVRVGEPTDAEHDEDEVRFTLTGEAGLNDGLAFPFVAAAMALAAAGGQPTGGGVGHWLLVELLYKCTAGVATGLAVGALLGRLFFRAERRAIRLSEHSEGFVALGVTFLAYGVTELVHGYGFLAVFVTACRIRSAERAHGYHGVLHDFVEQIERLLTAVLLFLLGAFVAQGGLAPLSWQGAAVGVLLLLVVRPAAGWVAQLGVAAGPRERAVTAFFGIRGIGSLFYLAYALASHEFGVPAEVLWAVVTFTVVASVVLHGVSATPVISRLDRLRLHRAKAKGAGPDPEVHEVAGERL; translated from the coding sequence GTGACCACAGCAGACCTCCTCTTCGCCCTCCTCGGCGCGGTCGCCCTCGCCGCGGCCGTGCTGCCGCGGCTGCTGGCCCGCCGGCCGCTGTCGCTGCCCCTGGTGTTCCTGGCCCTCGGCGCCGCCGTCCAGCTGCTGCCGCTCCCGCTGCCGGAGATCGACCCGGTGGCGGACGGGGTGTGGGTGGAGCACCTCGCGGAGATCTGCGTGGTGCTCTCGCTCATGGGCGCCGGCCTCGCCCTGAACCGGCCCTTCGGCCGCGTCCGCTGGCAGGGCGTGTGGCGGCAGCTCGGCGTGACCATGCCGCTGACCATCGTGGCCGTCGCCGCCCTCGCCTGGGGCATGCTCGGCTGGCCGGTGGCGGCGGCGCTGCTGCTGGCGGCCGTGCTCGCGCCGACCGACCCGGTGCTCGCCTCCGAGGTGCGGGTCGGGGAGCCGACGGACGCGGAGCACGACGAGGACGAGGTCCGCTTCACGCTGACCGGTGAGGCGGGGCTGAACGACGGGCTGGCCTTCCCCTTCGTCGCGGCCGCCATGGCGCTGGCCGCCGCGGGCGGACAGCCGACCGGCGGCGGCGTCGGCCACTGGCTGCTGGTGGAGCTGCTGTACAAGTGCACGGCGGGCGTGGCCACGGGGCTGGCCGTCGGGGCGCTGCTGGGCCGGCTGTTCTTCCGCGCCGAACGGCGGGCGATACGGCTGTCGGAGCACAGCGAGGGGTTCGTGGCCCTCGGCGTGACGTTCCTCGCGTACGGGGTGACGGAGCTGGTGCACGGCTACGGCTTCCTGGCCGTGTTCGTCACCGCCTGCCGGATCCGCTCGGCGGAGCGCGCCCACGGCTACCACGGGGTGCTGCACGACTTCGTGGAGCAGATCGAGCGGCTGCTGACGGCGGTGCTGCTGTTCCTGCTGGGCGCTTTCGTCGCCCAGGGCGGGCTGGCGCCGCTCTCCTGGCAGGGCGCGGCGGTGGGCGTGCTGCTGCTGCTCGTGGTCCGTCCGGCGGCCGGATGGGTGGCCCAGCTCGGCGTCGCGGCGGGCCCCCGGGAGCGGGCGGTCACCGCGTTCTTCGGCATCCGCGGCATCGGCTCCCTGTTCTACCTGGCGTACGCGCTGGCCTCCCACGAGTTCGGGGTGCCCGCCGAGGTGCTGTGGGCGGTGGTGACCTTCACGGTGGTCGCCTCGGTGGTGCTGCACGGGGTGAGCGCCACGCCCGTCATCTCGCGCCTGGACCGGCTGCGGCTGCACCGCGCCAAGGCGAAGGGCGCGGGACCGGACCCCGAGGTCCACGAAGTGGCCGGCGAGCGCCTGTGA